DNA sequence from the Pirellulales bacterium genome:
TCGAATGCCTTCCGCGTGGCCGCGGCCGAAAAGTCAATCGCGCATCACAAAGATGAAATAGACCCTCGCAGCCGGGAGCCATATTGCACCAAAGAGGACGCCGAGGAGCTGCTTAAATCAATGGCCCTGTGGGCTGAGCTGAACGGATTCTGCTTGAAAGTTCCCAAGCCAGCGTATGCCGGCGAAGCGGAGGAAACCGGAGCGAAATAAGCGCGACGCAAGCTGGCCCCGCCGTGCCCGTGGCGGCGGGGTTTTTCAAACCAACACAATTCGAGGTGAGCAATGGACCAACGAGCAAATACTAAACCGAAAGGCTGCTGAATCACATGATTGATAGACTCGAATTTGAACAACGTTTTTTAGAAGCAGAGCGCAAAGAAAAACTGCTCGAACAACGCATGATTGATTTAGATGCCTTAGCAGAGGCTGCACGTGGTGAGCCGTCGAGCCCGGAAAAGCTGGAGAAATTGAAGCGCTTGGAACAGCGATTCGAGCAACGGTTTTTTGACCACGTTGATTTGGAACGGGAGCAGGAGTTTTTGATTACCGAAGCGGACTCCCTAATCGCTGAACTTGCAAAACTTACAAAAGAAGAATTAGAAAGGTGACCAAATGTCGAAAACCGGAATCTCCACAGAAAGCGGAACGATGATCCGCCGCATTTTCTTTGCACTGCCCGGGCAAAAGCGCCAGATGGTGTATCTTGGCTCGATCAGCATGGCGGCCGCTCAGGCGCTGCAAGCCAAAATCCAAGCTATTATCGACGATAAGCGGGCTCAACGGCGCCATGACGATGAGGTTTACAACTGGATCAGGAACATGGACGACACGTTGCATGCCAAGCTGGCGGCCAAAGGATTATTTCCTGCCCGAACCGCTATCGAAAAAACCCGGCTAGGACCATTCATTGATGCCTACATTGTATTACGGATCGATGTGAAGCCGAACACCAGATTGCACCTGCAGCGTGCCCGTCGCGACCTTGTGGGCTATTTTGGGGCCGAACGTCCCTTGGCCGACGTGACAGAGGGAGACGCAGAGGTTTTCCGTCTGACCATGCGAAAACGGCTCGCCGAAAACACGGTTCGGCGACTGTGTGGGCGTGCCCGACAGTTTTTTAAAGCGGCTGCCAAACAGCGGATTATTCTCAACAACCCATTTGGTGAAATGAAGGCCATCAACGTGAAGGCCAACAAGGCTCGGGAATACTTTCTCAGCAGTGACGACGCGGAGAAAATCCTAGCGGCCTGCCCGAACCCCGAATGGAAGCTACTATTTGCGCTGAGCCGCTACGGTGGCCTTCGCTGCCCTTCTGAACACCTGGCGTTGCGATTGAGCGATGTAGACCTTGCCAATGGCCGCTTGAGGGTTCCTAGCCCGAAGACAGAGCATCACGAAGGTAGAGGCGAGCGAATGATTCCAATTTTCCCAGAGCTCAGGCCGTATCTAGCTGCGGTGTATGACGAGGCGCCGGCCGGGGATGGTTACCTAATTCGCCACCACCGAGGTGCAAACTCGAATTTGCGAACTCAGTTTGCTAGGATTGTCACCAAGGCCGGGTTGAAGACCTGGCCGAAGATTTTTCAAAATCTGCGCAGCACCCGGGAAACTGAACTCGCCGAAACATTTCCCATCCACGTAGTCTGCGCGTGGCTGGGCAATTCACAGGCGGTTGCCAAGAAACATTACTTGCAGGTGACCGATGAACATTTCCGACGAGCAGCGACAGCGCACCCGCCGGCGCAGCAAGGCTCGGTAACGGCATATAACGACGAGCAACAAGGAACGTCATTTTGCGAAACTACCGAGCAATGCGTTGGGTTACACAACTGTACAACTGTCCAGACTCCCCGAGTAGGACTCGAACCTACGACCCAGCGGTTAACAGCCGCTTGCTCTACCAGCTGAGCTATCGGGGAAGAATTTTTTAATGTAATCGAAGACCCGTTAACCGACAAGCAGCAGACAAACTGAACAAAATATAGCACGAACTTAGCGCACGCCTAGGTTACGTTCCACTTCCTGGGCTTGTTCACTTAAGCCGGCTAACTGTCCCGGCTCGCCAGCAGGCCGTGCATTTTCGCCCCAGTGTGCAAACTCGTCGTGAAAGCCGTCTCCCATCCAATTAACACCACTGCAGCCGGAGAAGCACAGGGCGGCTATTCCAGCAGTGGCGTACAACCATTGCCGCCAGCGCCGATCAGAAATCAATCGCCCAGCCGCACCCGACAACATGTCCCGCTCCGAAAAGACAGAAAAAAGGGTTGGTGAACGAATATCCTAATGAGTACACCTTGAAGAAAAGGACGGAACTGTCGCAAAATCCTATAATCTCGTCCAGCCCATTTCTGTCAGCGGAATTGCGGTTAAAAGGCACTTTAGCAAGGATGAAGATAGCTCACGTTTTACTACGCATGCCAGGATTTCTATGCTCGATTTACTTGTGATTGCCCCGCATCCTGATGACGCCGAGTTAGGCATGGGCGGTTCGCTTTTGCGGTTCAAAGATCAAGGGCTGCGTGTGGGCATTCTCGATTTAACCAGCGGCGAGCCGACGCCGTACGGCACGCCGGAATTACGGGCGCGTGAAACCGCTGCCGCTAACGAAATTTTAAAGCCCGATTGGCGAGAGAATTTGGGCCTGCCTAATCGCAGCTTGGAAGCGACCTTGGAAGCCCGGCGCAAATTGGCCGAAGTGTTTCGGCGTACAAAGCCCAAGTGGCTATTTGCACCGTATTGGGTCGATGCGCACCCAGATCATGTGGCGGCCACGCAATTGGTCGAGGCGGCGCGCTTCTGGTCCAAGCTTACCAAAACCAACATGGCGGGCGAGCCGCATCATCCAGCGCGAATATTTTATTATTGGTGCGTACATTTGCGCGCGGCCCAAACCCCCGATTTTGTGATCGACATCAGCCCGTACTGGGAACCTAAGCGGGCGGCAATCGAATGTTACACCAGTCAGTTCATCACGGGCCGAGTACAAGAAGCGCCCACATTTATCGACCGTCTTCGCGATCAAGCGGCTTACTGGGGATGGGCCGTCGGCACAAGCTACGGCGAACCATTCTGGAGTCGTGAGCCAATCGGCGTGACGTCGCTCCGCGATTTTGTCTGACCGTGTGGCGCTTTCCAAGTTTGTAGGCGGACCGAGGCGCGTACCTCTTCGGCCAGATGCCGCAATTCGAAATCGGGCATTTCGCCATAGCAGGGCAAATTCACAATCAACGGCAGCATTGCCTCGGCCATGATCGCGCGCAGTTCGCTACGATCAGCCGGCGGGGACACAACGTACAAGCTGTGCGCACGAGAAGCATCGAAGCCGGCATTAAACAGCCGGCGAATTAACCGGGACGGATCGTCATGCAGCACGGGAAACACCCAAAAACAGTGGGTTTTTGACTGCGATCCTGGGCTGGGAACCGATGCAGGCAAAAGCGATAACAAGCGCTGGCCACGTTGCGTGCGGCGAGCCAGGCTGCGTCGGTTGAAGAAGGCAATCCGACGGTGCATTAGCGCTACCAGCGGCGCCGATGGTTGCCGGCGAATGAGCGTCAGCAAGTTCGGGCCAGGAAAGCCGCGCGTCAGGCTGGTGACAAATTGTTCCGGATTCCGTCTCATTAAACGCAAGCTCCACACCAAAGCGGCAAACGGAACGCCGTACGACATCAACTTCATCAGGCTGTACTTGAATACACGTTTGGCAAATCCGCCGCGCGATTGAATTGGATAACCAGCTTGCAGCTTCTGCATCCGAGCCAATACTTCCGCATCGCGCACGCACAGCAACGCGCCGCCCAAAGCGGTTGCAGTTTTGATCGAACCGAAGCTGAACATGCTGACATCGGCCTGAGGATGCCCGGTGTAATGCCGGCCGGAAAACGCCTGCGCACAATCCTCGGCGACAAACAAACTGTGTAGTTGCGCGAACTCCAAAATCGGCTCCAGCGGCTGCCGCGTGCCGAATAAGTGCGCGACGAGGATCGCACGGGTACGAGAAGTAATGGCCCGCTCCAAACTCTCGCGATCTATAGATAAATCGTCCGGATCAACATCCACCGGAATGGGCACGAGTCCGTGGGCTTCGATAATCCGCACCATGTCGGGAATAGTAATTGCCGAAACAAGTACTTCGCTCCCGGGCGGAAGTTCTAAAGCTTTCAGCCACAGGTCAAAGCCCGTGCGAACCGAAAGGCAGGCGAAAGCATCGCCAGCAGCCGACCATAGATCTTCCAAATCGTCAGCTGCTGCTGCCCGATTCCAGGTCGTGATACAATCCCGCAGAGCACTGCCTAAATCAGACCATCGAATATCTAACCGCTTGCGAACCCACATGTGTGTGTCCTTAGGGGGCTCTCAAATTGGGCATGTTGGCGGCTAAAACGTCAATTAAACCGCCATTGTGTGCTAGCACACCGAAACTTGCAACGGGAGGTGGCCCAGCACTTTCGCTGACGACGTGCAAAAGTTCGATTGGGGATTCCGGGCCGGTCCGAACTTTCTGCCGAATATGTATCCGTTTCTGTTGTCGCAGTCACTTTCCCTTATAGCTTTTCGGACCTAACAGACCTGTCTTGATAGCGTGTCAGTGGAAATTCGGCCCGAAACAAAGTTTTAAGTTCGAGAAAGCAGAACGATTTTGCCGATAACGCGGACGCAGCCGGATCGTCGGTTTTGTGCCGATCCGGGGTAGGGGGGGCGACTTCACTCAGCGTTCGGTTGCCTCATGATTCGTTTGGCGATTGCCATTGGCGTGCTCGTGCTGATTTGCGGCTGCGGAATTTTGCCGCAAGCAGTGCAGCAACCGCAAATTCATAATCCGTTTCCCCAGCTCACCAAGGTGGCAGTGGCCCCCTTCTTTAATTTGAGCACCGAGCCAACGGTTGATGGGCGGCAGTTCGGGCTCGATTATTTTGCTGCATTGCAATCGATTCCCGGGTTTGAAGTGGTGCCCGTGGGTGTCGTTGAGAAGGCAATGCAAGCGAACAACATTCAACTGAACGGGCCGCAACAAGCCCGACAATTGGCCCAAATATTGGGTGTCGATGCCGTGGTAATTGGGGCCGTGACCGATTTCTCTCCCTACTATCCGCCGCACTGCGGATTGCAGGTGGAATGGTATGCAGCAAATGCAGGCTTTCATCCAGTGCCGCCAGGCTACGGGTTACCGTGGGGCACGAAAGAAGAAGAATACATTCCGCCCCCGCTAAAGCTGGAAGCAGAAATGGCGTTGGCCCGCGCTCAGCTAGCGACACAGACGCCGCAGCCTGATCCGAATCTAACGCCTGTTCCATCGCAAGCAAATAAATCTCATGAAGCGTTAATTTTGCCAGCGGTCGCAGCCGCACCGGCTGCGGTGCTGCTGCCGCCTGATAGAAATAAGCAAGATCTGCATGGGGTGACCCGCCAGCAGAGCAAGCAAAATGGCTCGAACATTGCGGTAGCGGGCGGACCCAACGCGCCGACAGCGGTTGGCGCCAACGGGGTAACCGGCGTCGCAGGCACTGGCGGCATTGTGGCTACTGCCACGACGGCAAACTCCAACACTTCGGTCGATAGCAAAGTGACGACTGCTTCGGCGATGGATAGCCCCGGGGAAGCTGAACTTCCGCCCGATTGGCCCGATCCGAGAGGTTTTGTGCCGCCACCACCATCGCCGCAACGGCCACCGTATATTCCGTGCAATGAGCCCGTTTTGCGCCAGGCGCGAATCTATACCGGCAACGACGCCGACTTCACCAGCGCCTTGGAAAACTTCTCCTATTCTCGCGATGATGCCCGAAAGGACGGCTGGCAGGGCAGCTTGCAACGCAGCGATGAATTCATTCGCTTCTGCTGCTACAAAAGCATCGCCGAAATGCTGACCGCCCGGGGCGGCGCCGGCGAAAGCAAGGTGGTGTATCGGTGGGAGAGAGACCGATAACATCCATGGCGGCCGTGTCTCGCTAGCAAGCAGCCGACGGATCGGATGCCTGCGAGGCAAGCACGCCAAGAAATCGAAACCGGGAGCAACGGGCTGTGTCGCACGACATCAACGTATTGGCGCTGGTCAAGGGAAACGAACGGTACATTTTTCTATTCGACGACGCCAGTCGTGCCGAAGCGCTCCGCACCTTGGGCCGCTACGCCTCGAACCCTGAATTGAGTTTCTCTTGGTACGATGCCGCTGTGCTCAGCCAGAAAATTCGACAAAGCGCTGCCGCTGCATCTGCTCCGCAAAAACATTCGCGCCGCTTTGCAATGCCTTTGCCCACCGACGTGGATCGCGAAGAGTAAGCAACCCGATCAGGTATTCGATCCGCCTTGTCTCCGATCCGCTTGCGGCTTAGCGCACTGCTTACTGGATACTGTCTGCCGCCTACCGCCTGCTGCTCTTATGCAAATCGCGATCGAACGTTTCTTGCAGTATTTGCGGGTGGAGCGAAATGCTTCCGAGCTGACGATCAAAAGTTACCGCGAAGATATGCAGTGCTTGGTGGCGTATTTGACCGAAACCGGCGCGCCGCCTGATCCGTCCGCAATCACCACGCTCGATTTGCGCGGTTACGTGGCAAGCATGCACGAGTCGAATTTCGCGAAGACAACCATATCGCGCCGATTGGCTTCCATGCGCAGTTTTTTTCGATTCGGTCAGCGCGAAGGCTGGGCGACCACAAACCCTGCCAAGCCGCTGCGTAATCCGCGTAAGCCGCGCGATTTACCGCATTTTCTGTCCAGCGACGATTTAGCCCGGCTGCTCGAAACACCGCCGGCGAATCAAGCAATGGGTCTGCGCGATCGCGCG
Encoded proteins:
- the bshB1 gene encoding bacillithiol biosynthesis deacetylase BshB1, with amino-acid sequence MLDLLVIAPHPDDAELGMGGSLLRFKDQGLRVGILDLTSGEPTPYGTPELRARETAAANEILKPDWRENLGLPNRSLEATLEARRKLAEVFRRTKPKWLFAPYWVDAHPDHVAATQLVEAARFWSKLTKTNMAGEPHHPARIFYYWCVHLRAAQTPDFVIDISPYWEPKRAAIECYTSQFITGRVQEAPTFIDRLRDQAAYWGWAVGTSYGEPFWSREPIGVTSLRDFV
- a CDS encoding aminotransferase class V-fold PLP-dependent enzyme, with the translated sequence MWVRKRLDIRWSDLGSALRDCITTWNRAAAADDLEDLWSAAGDAFACLSVRTGFDLWLKALELPPGSEVLVSAITIPDMVRIIEAHGLVPIPVDVDPDDLSIDRESLERAITSRTRAILVAHLFGTRQPLEPILEFAQLHSLFVAEDCAQAFSGRHYTGHPQADVSMFSFGSIKTATALGGALLCVRDAEVLARMQKLQAGYPIQSRGGFAKRVFKYSLMKLMSYGVPFAALVWSLRLMRRNPEQFVTSLTRGFPGPNLLTLIRRQPSAPLVALMHRRIAFFNRRSLARRTQRGQRLLSLLPASVPSPGSQSKTHCFWVFPVLHDDPSRLIRRLFNAGFDASRAHSLYVVSPPADRSELRAIMAEAMLPLIVNLPCYGEMPDFELRHLAEEVRASVRLQTWKAPHGQTKSRSDVTPIGSRLQNGSP